A single Lactuca sativa cultivar Salinas chromosome 8, Lsat_Salinas_v11, whole genome shotgun sequence DNA region contains:
- the LOC111878249 gene encoding UDP-N-acetylglucosamine transporter UGNT1 codes for MEFKDRKTLPVSKSGNDDDRRNVSPPMTRTGVYAAVSYMACAVLLIMFNKAALSSYKFPCANVITLFQMICSSILLYALRCRKIISFRSDSEISSTKNIPGIFIPSNTLIRTLPLAISYLLYMLVSMESVRGVSVPMYTTLRRTTVAFTMIVEYVLARQKYSIYVIGSVGIIILGAFVAGARDLSFDSYAYAIVFSANICTAIYLASIARIGKSSGLNSFGLMWCNGLICTPILLLWTWACGDLQLTANFSYLSSPGFQVVMLFSCVMAFLLNYAVFLNTTLNSAVTQTICGNLKDLFTIGLGWLLFGGLPFDLLNVVGQSLGFLGSCTYAFCKIKGL; via the exons ATGGAGTTCAAGGATCGGAAAACTTTGCCAGTTTCCAAATCTGGTAACGACGACGACCGTCGAAATGTCTCCCCTCCGATGACCAGAACCGGCGTATACGCCGCCGTCTCTTACATGGCTTGTGCAg TTCTTTTGATCATGTTCAATAAAGCCGCTCTTTCATCATACAAATTTCCATGTGCCAATGTCATTACTCTTTTCCAG ATGATATGTTCTTCGATCCTTCTTTATGCATTAAGatgtagaaaaatcatttcttttagaAGTGATAGTGAAATCTCAAGCACAAAAAATATTCCAGGGATTTTCATACCATCAAATACACTAATCAGAACTCTTCCTCTAGCAATCTCGTATTTACTTTACATG TTGGTTTCAATGGAATCTGTTCGTGGCGTAAGTGTGCCCATGTACACAACACTTAGAAGAACAACTGTTGCATTTACAATGATCGTAGAATATGTTTTGGCACGACAAAAATATTCTATATATGTTATTGGCAG TGTAGGGATAATCATACTTGGTGCCTTTGTAGCCGGAGCTCGAGATTTATCATTTGATTCCTATGCCTACGCCATTGTTTTTTCCGCAAACATTTGTACTGCAATATATCTAGCTTCAATAGCTCGAATAG GAAAATCTAGCGGCCTCAATAGCTTCGGCCTTATGTGGTGCAATG GGTTAATATGTACTCCAATCTTGTTACTATGGACATGGGCTTGCGGTGATCTTCAACTCACGGCAAACTTCTCTTACTTGTCATCTCCTGGATTTCAG GTTGTCATGCTTTTTTCATGTGTCATGGCTTTCTTGTTGAATTATGCGGTTTTCTTGAACACGACTTTAAACTCGGCTGTTACACAAACAATATGTGGAAACTTAAAG GATCTTTTCACAATCGGACTCGGGTGGCTTCTCTTTGGCGGTCTTCCATTTGATTTG TTGAATGTGGTTGGCCAATCTCTTGGGTTTCTTGGATCTTGTACCTATGCATTTTGCAAAATCAAAGGGTTGTAA